The following is a genomic window from Nitrospirota bacterium.
GGAGGCTTACGAAATAATAGTGCTTGACGACGGGTCAACGGACAGCACCGCTGAAAAAGCAAAAAAGTTTTCCGTAAGATATTTTTTCCAGACAAATCAGGGTCCTGCTACAGCAAGAAACGCAGGCGCCAAGGAGGCTAAGGGAGAGATAATACTTTTTACGGATTCTGACTGCATCCCGGGAAAAAACTGGATAGAAAAAATGGCCGTGCCCTTCAATAATCCTGAGGTTATGGCAGTCAAAGGAGCATATAAAACAGAGCAAAAAACACTGACAGCGCGGTTTGCGCAGATAGAATTTGAAGAACGATTCAATATGCTGAAAAAAACTGAATCTATTGATATGGTAGATACATATTCTGCAGGTTACAGGAAATCGGTTTTTATTTCATTAGGCGGCTTTGACCCGTCTTTTCCTGTTGCAAATAATGAAGATACGGAACTTTCATACAAAATGTCTCGGTCGGGCTATAAAATGGTTTTCAATCCTGACGCAATTGTTTATCATTTGAACCACCCCGATTCTGTAAAGAGATATGCCCGTCTTAAATTCTGGAGGGGATACTGGAGAATGGTTGTCTATAAAAGATATCCAGACAAGATGTTGAAGGATTCATATACTCCTCAGAGCTTAAAATTACAAATACTTTTTTTATTTTTATTCTTAACATGCTTGCCTCTTACATGGTTACTGCCAAATCTGATGTTTTATCCTGTAATCCTCTGTCTGATTTTATTTATTCTGTCAACCCTCCCATTCATCAGGCTGGCGCTTACAAGAGATTTAATTGTCGCCCTGCTATCGCCATTTTTTCTATCGGTGAGGGCAGTTTCGCTGGGCACAGGCACTTTCTGGGCGATACTATCACAAAAAAATCTAAAATGACAGCTTCACAAAATAACGAACAGATTTTTAAAAGCGTCTGCAGGATATGTCATGGCGGCTGCGGGGCAATTCTCCATGTAAAAGACGACAGGGTGATCAAGGTAAAAGGCGACCCTGAATCGCCTTTAAGCAAGGGCTGGATGTGCATCAAAGGGCTTAGTACTCCCGAAATTGCCAATCATCCTGACCGACTGAAAGACCCGCTGAAACGGAAAGGCGAAAGAGGCGGCGGGGAATGGGAAAAAATTTCATGGGAGCAGGCGCTTGATGAAATAGCCTCAAGGGTTGATGCCATCAGGAAAGAATCAGGCGCCGAGTCTGTTGCATTAGGACAGGGTACAGGACGCCACCACTATATGCATACCGTACGGTTTGCAAACCAGCTTGGCACCCCGAACTGGTATGAGCCGGGGCTTGCACAATGTTTTATCCCGCGTATCACGGTAAGCAACCTTACCTACGGTAACTTTATCGTCGGGGATTATTACGGAGATACCCAGCCAAAGTGCATACTCTTCTGGGGACATAATCCGCTAATTTCAGGGCCTGACGGGGAATTATCCATTGTTGTAAGAAGGTCTCTGGATAAAGGCGCTATCGGCATAGCAATAGACCCGAGGCGTTCAGAAACAGCAAAAAAATGCGCCCTGTGGCTGCCGGTGCGCCCCGGCACTGATGCTGCACTGGCGCTTGCCATGATTAATGTGATCATAAAAGAAGAGATTTATGACAAAGAATTTGTAGAAAAATGGACCTTTGGATTTGACAAATTAAAAGGCCATGTAGCCCCATTTACTCCTGAATGGGCGGAGGCTATTACATGGGTACCGGCGGCGGATATTGTTAAGGCGGCAAAAATGTATGCTGTAAATAAACCCGCAGTGCTTGAATGGGGACTGGGCCTTGAGCAAAATTCAAATTCACTGCAAACCGTGAGGTCCATAGCCATACTGCGCGCCCTGACAGGAAATATTGACATTCCGGGCGGTGATATCATAGGGATGAATATAGTTCGCGGCTACCCTACCCTGAAGGACAAACTGCCTGACGGCATGTCAAAAAAACGCCTTGGGGCTGAAAGTTTCAAACTCCTTGGCGGCTGGCGCGCATTCATGCCCTCTGCACACATCCCAGCGCTGTTTAAGGCAATGCGGACAGGAGAGCCTTACAGGATAAGGGCCTTACTGATTTTCGGAAACAATCCGTTGACCACAGTCGCCAATTCCAGAGAAGTCTATGAATCCCTCCAAAAACTGGACCTTCTAATTGTAACAGATCTTTTTATGACGCCCACTGCTGCTATAGCTGACTATGTACTCCCTGCAGCCTTCTGGCCCGAGGTAGAGCAGGTTATCGGCTATCCGCTTGTCGCTGAAAATATTGTTATGGCACAGCAAAAGACAACTGAGACAGGGCAATGCCGTCAGGATGAATGGATTATGGATGAACTTTCCGTGAGATTGAACTTGCCCGGCTCGGAGCAGAGTTTTAAAGACATCATAAATTATCAGTTGTCTCCTCTGGGCATTAATTTCCATGAGCTTAAAGAACGAGGTTTTGTGTCCCCTCCTCACGTGTATAAAAAATATGAAAAAGACGGTTTCCGAACACCTTCTAAGAAGGTTGAGCTTTATTGTAAGGCGCTTGAAAAAATGGGTTATGAGCCGCTGCCGACTTACAAGGAACCTCCTGAAAGTCCGTTGCAGTCTCCTGAACTTGCAAGGGAATTCCCTTATGTACTTACTACAGGAAGCAGAAGGCTGGAGTTTTTTCACAGCGAACACCGCCAGATAAAATCCCTGCGGAACCGCAGGCCGTATCCACAGGTGGAAATTCACTCCCATACAGCCATAAAACACGGTATTAAACAGGGTGACTGGGTAATAGTGAGTTCACCGCGGGGCCGTATACGGTTAAAGGCATTAATCACGGAAGATATTCATCCTGATGTTATCAATGTTGAACACGGATGGTGGTTCCCTGAAAAGCCGGGACCTGATTACGGGGTATGGGAATCAAATGCCAATCTGCTGACCAATAAT
Proteins encoded in this region:
- a CDS encoding glycosyltransferase produces the protein MILYSVIIPAYNADGTIGKCLESLMNQSVPKEAYEIIVLDDGSTDSTAEKAKKFSVRYFFQTNQGPATARNAGAKEAKGEIILFTDSDCIPGKNWIEKMAVPFNNPEVMAVKGAYKTEQKTLTARFAQIEFEERFNMLKKTESIDMVDTYSAGYRKSVFISLGGFDPSFPVANNEDTELSYKMSRSGYKMVFNPDAIVYHLNHPDSVKRYARLKFWRGYWRMVVYKRYPDKMLKDSYTPQSLKLQILFLFLFLTCLPLTWLLPNLMFYPVILCLILFILSTLPFIRLALTRDLIVALLSPFFLSVRAVSLGTGTFWAILSQKNLK
- a CDS encoding molybdopterin-dependent oxidoreductase, with the translated sequence MTASQNNEQIFKSVCRICHGGCGAILHVKDDRVIKVKGDPESPLSKGWMCIKGLSTPEIANHPDRLKDPLKRKGERGGGEWEKISWEQALDEIASRVDAIRKESGAESVALGQGTGRHHYMHTVRFANQLGTPNWYEPGLAQCFIPRITVSNLTYGNFIVGDYYGDTQPKCILFWGHNPLISGPDGELSIVVRRSLDKGAIGIAIDPRRSETAKKCALWLPVRPGTDAALALAMINVIIKEEIYDKEFVEKWTFGFDKLKGHVAPFTPEWAEAITWVPAADIVKAAKMYAVNKPAVLEWGLGLEQNSNSLQTVRSIAILRALTGNIDIPGGDIIGMNIVRGYPTLKDKLPDGMSKKRLGAESFKLLGGWRAFMPSAHIPALFKAMRTGEPYRIRALLIFGNNPLTTVANSREVYESLQKLDLLIVTDLFMTPTAAIADYVLPAAFWPEVEQVIGYPLVAENIVMAQQKTTETGQCRQDEWIMDELSVRLNLPGSEQSFKDIINYQLSPLGINFHELKERGFVSPPHVYKKYEKDGFRTPSKKVELYCKALEKMGYEPLPTYKEPPESPLQSPELAREFPYVLTTGSRRLEFFHSEHRQIKSLRNRRPYPQVEIHSHTAIKHGIKQGDWVIVSSPRGRIRLKALITEDIHPDVINVEHGWWFPEKPGPDYGVWESNANLLTNNAPPYDPAFGSYQLRGLLCRIQKEEG